From a region of the Fischerella sp. JS2 genome:
- the aroA gene encoding 3-phosphoshikimate 1-carboxyvinyltransferase — protein sequence MSHSVITLETKENVSQNLIIQPYTSGLSLQGQIQIPGDKSISHRALMLGAIAQGQTQIKGLLLGEDPCSTASCFQAMGAEISELNSELVTVTGIGLGNLQEPTDVLNAGNSGTTIRLMLGLLASHPGRFFTVTGDSSLRSRPMSRVVKPLQQMGAQIWGRKDASLAPLAISGQALKPIHYHSPIASAQVKSCILLAGLLTQGQTTVTEPALSRDHSERMLRAFGAKLDIDPQTHSVTITGPAQLVGQTVIVPGDISSAAFWLVAGAIVPNSELVIENVGVNPTRTGILEALAMMGADIQRLNEREVAGEPVADLRVRSSRLQSCIIAGEIIPRLIDEIPILAVASVFATGTTVIKDAAELRVKESDRIAVMAQQLNKMGAKVTELTDGMEITGGTPLVGTDVDSYTDHRIAMSLAIAALAATGTTTIQRAEAASISYPNFVPTLKTVISQ from the coding sequence ATGTCGCATTCTGTTATCACCTTAGAAACTAAAGAAAACGTTTCGCAAAACTTAATTATTCAGCCGTATACTTCTGGATTATCTTTACAAGGTCAAATTCAGATTCCGGGAGATAAATCTATCTCTCATCGTGCTTTGATGTTGGGTGCGATCGCTCAAGGTCAAACCCAAATCAAAGGGTTACTTTTAGGTGAAGATCCTTGCAGCACTGCTAGCTGTTTCCAAGCAATGGGGGCAGAAATTTCTGAGTTGAATAGTGAACTTGTAACAGTTACAGGTATTGGTTTGGGCAATTTACAAGAACCAACAGATGTGTTGAATGCTGGTAATTCAGGTACAACGATACGATTAATGTTGGGATTATTAGCATCCCATCCAGGACGCTTTTTTACTGTTACAGGTGATAGTTCTTTGCGATCGCGTCCGATGTCTCGTGTGGTTAAGCCACTACAACAGATGGGGGCGCAAATTTGGGGACGTAAAGACGCTTCTTTAGCACCTTTGGCCATTTCTGGACAGGCTCTCAAACCAATTCATTATCACTCTCCTATTGCTTCTGCTCAAGTCAAATCCTGTATTTTGCTGGCAGGTTTGCTAACACAAGGACAAACTACTGTGACTGAACCAGCCCTTTCCCGCGATCATAGTGAAAGAATGCTCAGGGCCTTTGGGGCAAAATTAGATATTGATCCCCAAACTCATAGTGTGACAATTACAGGCCCTGCTCAACTAGTTGGACAAACAGTAATTGTTCCTGGGGATATCAGTTCCGCAGCCTTTTGGTTAGTAGCTGGGGCAATTGTACCAAATTCCGAGTTAGTGATTGAGAATGTCGGCGTTAATCCGACTCGTACAGGTATTTTAGAAGCTTTAGCAATGATGGGGGCAGATATTCAAAGGTTGAATGAACGGGAAGTTGCTGGTGAACCAGTAGCCGATTTGCGGGTGCGTTCCAGTCGTTTACAAAGTTGCATAATTGCTGGGGAAATCATACCCAGGCTGATTGATGAAATCCCAATTTTAGCAGTAGCTTCAGTATTTGCTACGGGTACAACTGTAATCAAAGATGCGGCAGAATTACGGGTTAAAGAAAGCGATCGCATTGCTGTTATGGCTCAGCAACTAAATAAGATGGGAGCAAAAGTAACTGAACTAACTGATGGGATGGAAATCACTGGTGGAACTCCCCTAGTTGGAACAGATGTAGATAGTTATACAGATCATCGCATTGCCATGAGTTTAGCGATCGCTGCTTTAGCTGCCACTGGTACAACTACCATCCAACGTGCAGAAGCAGCAAGTATCTCCTATCCAAATTTTGTCCCCACCCTGAAAACAGTCATCAGTCAATAG
- a CDS encoding MBL fold metallo-hydrolase, protein MSDRLSVSSRMDSGEVASELECVPYGVNHTDEGVCLLVRMGPHRFLLDCGLADISPILKEVTKSARRGSSPLPADFVFVSHAHPDHARGLLTLHQAFPLLPIYASEVTSKLLPLNWLDQDSQELSQFCQALPLRSPLEVKDGLVVELFPAGHLPGAAAILFTYVTPQRTYKLLYTGDFFLSNSRLVEGLRLEELRGLELDVLIIEGTYGTSRHPHRRNQENQLAERINRAIADRYSVLMPTPALGLGQELLMLLRSHHHFTGRDLDIWVNGAVATGCDAYLELLPHFPPSVQNFARHQPLFWDERIRPRVRRLQPHQRATVGKFPCIIVTDSTVDLSQYMQPDTGPWLILLPEKTDIKINYEQFPGIVTLESYLLAQHSDGPGTTQLIHNLRPQHVIFVHASPTYLADLTSLEELQNRYHVHSPEVGTLVELLIGETFLQPAAPETNYEGELTELETVVTIALPDAITADPRWQQFADTGLIEARWQGEELVLRGLSQRELLNQSSDRYVWSDVDCCGTCRHQRGQRCWNPASPLYNFKVTLDGYCPAFERGSDS, encoded by the coding sequence ATGAGCGATCGTCTGTCAGTATCCTCGCGTATGGATTCAGGGGAAGTAGCAAGTGAGTTAGAATGTGTACCCTATGGTGTCAACCACACTGATGAAGGTGTGTGTTTGTTAGTGCGAATGGGACCACACCGCTTTTTACTAGACTGTGGTTTGGCAGATATTTCGCCTATTCTGAAAGAAGTTACAAAGTCAGCACGGCGGGGTAGTTCGCCTCTACCTGCTGACTTTGTTTTTGTAAGTCATGCTCACCCAGATCACGCCAGGGGTTTGCTGACACTACATCAAGCTTTTCCTCTGTTACCCATCTACGCTAGTGAGGTAACTAGTAAGTTACTGCCGTTAAATTGGCTTGATCAAGATAGTCAAGAATTATCACAATTTTGTCAGGCTTTGCCTTTGCGATCGCCACTAGAAGTAAAAGATGGTCTGGTGGTGGAATTATTTCCGGCGGGACATTTACCAGGGGCTGCGGCAATTCTATTTACCTATGTTACCCCACAGCGTACCTATAAGTTATTGTATACTGGTGACTTTTTCTTATCTAACTCACGATTAGTGGAGGGTTTGCGCTTAGAAGAATTGCGGGGATTGGAGTTAGATGTGCTAATTATTGAAGGGACGTATGGTACTTCTCGTCACCCTCACCGTCGTAACCAAGAAAATCAACTAGCAGAAAGAATTAATCGGGCGATCGCTGACCGTTACTCTGTACTTATGCCTACACCTGCTTTAGGGTTGGGTCAAGAACTATTAATGCTTTTACGCAGCCATCATCACTTTACAGGTCGTGACCTTGATATCTGGGTTAACGGTGCTGTTGCTACTGGCTGTGATGCCTATTTAGAGTTATTACCCCACTTTCCGCCCTCGGTACAAAATTTTGCCCGTCATCAACCATTATTTTGGGATGAACGGATACGTCCTCGTGTCCGGCGTTTGCAGCCACACCAGCGTGCAACTGTCGGTAAGTTTCCTTGTATTATCGTCACCGACTCTACAGTTGACCTGAGTCAGTACATGCAACCTGATACAGGGCCCTGGCTGATTCTCTTACCAGAAAAAACTGACATAAAAATTAATTATGAACAGTTTCCCGGAATTGTCACTCTTGAAAGCTATCTACTTGCCCAACATAGTGATGGCCCCGGTACTACTCAACTAATTCATAATTTGCGACCTCAGCATGTCATCTTTGTTCATGCTTCTCCTACCTATTTGGCAGACTTGACTAGCTTGGAGGAATTGCAAAATCGTTACCACGTACATTCTCCAGAAGTAGGGACATTGGTAGAACTACTGATTGGTGAAACATTTTTACAACCAGCTGCGCCAGAAACGAATTATGAAGGTGAACTCACCGAGTTAGAAACGGTTGTAACGATTGCCCTTCCTGATGCGATTACAGCTGATCCCCGTTGGCAACAATTTGCTGATACAGGTTTAATAGAAGCCCGTTGGCAAGGAGAAGAACTAGTATTGCGGGGGTTGTCACAACGAGAACTTTTGAATCAAAGTAGCGATCGCTATGTGTGGTCTGATGTAGACTGCTGCGGAACCTGCCGACATCAAAGGGGACAACGGTGCTGGAATCCCGCGTCCCCTTTATATAACTTCAAAGTAACCCTTGATGGTTACTGTCCAGCTTTTGAGCGTGGCAGTGATAGTTAA
- a CDS encoding DUF6679 family protein: MLHRKIYQLCCDGREVCVFLRDQQRWIERARIIDIEGDLVTLRYETEEDEEICSWEEMVRLESIGAITQKLASVPRGNVEPLLTEDCPEVERIRNRYTDSNPD; the protein is encoded by the coding sequence ATGCTACACCGCAAGATTTATCAACTGTGTTGCGATGGGCGGGAGGTATGTGTGTTCTTGCGGGACCAGCAACGCTGGATTGAACGCGCCCGCATCATCGATATAGAGGGAGATTTAGTTACCCTACGCTATGAAACAGAAGAAGACGAGGAAATCTGTTCTTGGGAGGAAATGGTTCGTCTTGAAAGTATTGGTGCCATAACTCAGAAATTAGCTTCCGTGCCGCGTGGCAATGTTGAACCTTTGTTGACCGAAGACTGTCCAGAGGTAGAACGTATCCGCAATCGTTACACAGATTCTAATCCAGACTAG
- a CDS encoding Nif3-like dinuclear metal center hexameric protein has translation MKIADLVAWFEEWANPAWQESWDNCGWQIEPGVLKEQARVLVCLTPTLAVMEEAIAYRKAGISVNLIFAHHPLIFNPPKSLCGGNPIAEMARLAFTHNIGIYTAHTNFDQVQDGTADVLAQILELEQVSPIVPTQAGLGYGRVGVLQPALGLRNLLTIIQSRLNSPSVIVSPTVDLQQKINKVAVLGGSGASFISAVVKTGAQVYLTSDCKFHQFQESRDRGLILVDAGHYATERPACARLVQKFCTLNLDWVELSQQDEDFRLFIR, from the coding sequence ATGAAAATCGCTGATTTAGTAGCTTGGTTTGAAGAATGGGCAAATCCAGCTTGGCAAGAAAGCTGGGATAATTGTGGCTGGCAAATTGAACCGGGTGTATTAAAGGAACAAGCAAGGGTTCTAGTTTGTCTGACACCGACTTTGGCAGTGATGGAGGAAGCGATCGCTTATCGAAAAGCTGGTATCTCTGTAAATCTAATTTTTGCCCACCATCCCCTTATCTTTAATCCGCCAAAGTCTCTGTGCGGTGGCAACCCGATTGCGGAAATGGCGCGGTTAGCTTTTACCCACAATATTGGTATTTACACTGCTCACACTAATTTTGATCAAGTTCAAGATGGTACTGCTGATGTTTTGGCGCAAATCTTGGAACTTGAACAAGTTTCTCCAATAGTACCCACACAAGCAGGTTTGGGTTACGGGCGTGTTGGTGTTTTACAACCTGCTTTAGGATTGCGGAATTTACTAACAATAATTCAATCTCGGCTAAACTCTCCTTCTGTGATTGTTTCTCCTACAGTAGATTTGCAGCAAAAAATTAACAAAGTAGCAGTCTTAGGAGGTTCGGGAGCAAGTTTTATCTCGGCAGTAGTCAAAACTGGCGCTCAAGTCTATCTAACTTCTGATTGTAAGTTTCATCAGTTTCAAGAAAGCCGCGATCGCGGTTTAATTTTAGTTGATGCTGGTCATTATGCTACCGAACGTCCTGCTTGCGCTCGTCTAGTGCAGAAGTTCTGTACCTTAAATCTCGATTGGGTAGAGTTAAGTCAACAAGATGAGGATTTCCGCTTGTTTATTCGATGA
- a CDS encoding secondary thiamine-phosphate synthase enzyme YjbQ — MAHYQKLLRISTTGKSLHNITAKIEAIVAESGVETGLCTLFLRHTSASLLIQENADPDVLRDLANFMAKLVPESAQYIHDTEGSDDMPAHIRTALTHTSETIPINRGHLVLGTWQGIYIWEHRQHSHNRELVVHISG; from the coding sequence ATGGCTCACTACCAAAAGTTGCTCAGAATTTCCACCACTGGCAAATCCTTGCACAACATTACCGCCAAAATTGAAGCCATAGTCGCAGAGTCAGGAGTTGAAACAGGACTTTGCACTTTGTTTTTGCGCCACACTTCTGCTAGTTTGCTGATACAAGAAAACGCTGACCCAGATGTACTTAGAGATTTAGCAAATTTTATGGCAAAACTTGTGCCAGAATCAGCTCAGTATATTCACGATACTGAAGGATCAGACGATATGCCAGCACATATACGTACCGCCCTCACTCACACATCAGAAACCATCCCCATTAACAGAGGCCACTTAGTTTTGGGAACTTGGCAAGGCATCTACATTTGGGAACATCGCCAACATAGTCATAATAGGGAATTAGTAGTTCATATTTCTGGGTAG
- a CDS encoding glycosyl transferase, translating into MKRPILYIAITNHGFGHATRSAAVAATIQKLCPEILLIIVSTAPRWLLESYIEGDFIHRPRGFDVGVVQKDSLAMDKATTLEKLLNIKKNQNSIIASEVNFIRQNRVQLILADIPFLATKFAKVAGVPCWMISNFGFDFIYRSWGSTFSEVADWISDCYSQCDRLFRLPFYEPMAAFSNITDVGLTGGSPHYSTEQIRAIWGITAPKEKTILLTFGGLGLQQIPYKHLQKFSDWQFITFDQSALDLPNIIKIDDHKYRPVDFMPICGRVVSKPGFSTFAEATRLGVPIVSITRDDFAEAAFLLAGISLYNQHQILTPSEFFDGNWEFLLQPLQQPLSSEPIAKDGNEAIAHEVLSFVGG; encoded by the coding sequence ATGAAACGTCCCATTTTATACATAGCGATTACTAATCACGGTTTTGGTCATGCTACTCGCAGCGCAGCAGTTGCAGCCACTATCCAAAAGTTATGTCCAGAAATCTTACTAATTATTGTGTCAACTGCTCCACGGTGGTTACTAGAGTCTTACATTGAAGGTGATTTTATTCATCGTCCCCGTGGATTTGATGTAGGTGTGGTGCAAAAAGATAGCTTGGCCATGGATAAAGCAACAACATTAGAAAAGTTGCTAAATATTAAAAAGAATCAAAACTCTATTATTGCTTCGGAAGTCAACTTTATTCGCCAAAATCGTGTGCAGCTGATTCTGGCAGATATTCCCTTTTTAGCGACAAAATTTGCCAAAGTTGCTGGTGTTCCCTGCTGGATGATAAGTAATTTCGGCTTTGATTTTATTTATAGAAGTTGGGGTAGCACCTTTAGTGAGGTTGCTGATTGGATTAGTGATTGCTACAGTCAATGCGATCGCTTGTTTCGTCTTCCTTTTTATGAACCAATGGCAGCATTCAGCAATATTACTGATGTCGGCTTAACGGGTGGTTCTCCCCATTACTCTACCGAGCAAATTCGAGCCATTTGGGGGATTACTGCACCAAAAGAAAAAACCATCTTACTTACTTTTGGTGGTTTGGGTTTGCAACAAATTCCTTACAAACATCTGCAAAAATTTTCAGACTGGCAATTCATCACCTTTGACCAATCGGCCCTAGATTTACCCAATATCATCAAAATTGATGATCATAAATACCGCCCTGTGGATTTTATGCCTATTTGCGGGCGAGTTGTCTCTAAACCTGGTTTCAGTACTTTTGCCGAAGCCACTCGCTTAGGTGTACCAATCGTATCTATCACCCGTGATGATTTTGCAGAAGCAGCCTTTTTGTTAGCAGGGATTTCTCTGTACAATCAGCATCAAATCCTGACGCCATCAGAATTTTTTGATGGTAATTGGGAGTTCTTACTGCAACCACTCCAACAACCACTTTCTTCAGAACCCATTGCAAAGGATGGTAACGAAGCCATTGCCCATGAGGTTTTAAGTTTTGTTGGTGGTTGA
- a CDS encoding aminotransferase class V-fold PLP-dependent enzyme has protein sequence MNRLHLYRQQFPALENKTYFNYGGQGPMPQVAMDAITQAQNYIQEIGPFGTEVGSWIDEETKAIKVAIAAELHVPPATITITEDVTVGCNIAMWGIDWNSGDHLLLTDCEHPGIVAIAQEIGRRFAVEVTICPLIATLNDGDPVAVIAQHLRSNTRLLVLSHILWNTGQVLPLDKISKICTANQTRLLVDAAQSVGSLPLNLTELEVDFYAFTGHKWLCGPGGVGGLYVRPQVRDSLKPTFIGWRSIITDSQGKPVDWHPDGKRYEVATSNYPLYAGLRQAIAIHQQWGTAQERYQQICHHSEYLWRRLAALPNVIPLRTSPPESGLVSFQLTQKTPQAHRQLVEFLQSKKIFTRTIADPSCIRACVHYFTLELEIDQLIEGIQEWLLVSS, from the coding sequence ATGAACAGGTTGCATCTTTATCGACAGCAGTTTCCAGCTTTAGAGAATAAAACTTATTTTAACTATGGTGGTCAAGGTCCAATGCCTCAAGTGGCAATGGATGCGATTACTCAAGCTCAAAATTATATACAGGAAATCGGGCCTTTTGGCACTGAGGTAGGTAGTTGGATTGATGAGGAAACAAAAGCTATTAAAGTAGCGATCGCTGCTGAGTTACATGTGCCTCCCGCAACGATTACAATTACTGAGGATGTCACTGTTGGTTGCAATATTGCTATGTGGGGTATCGACTGGAACTCAGGAGATCACCTGTTATTAACTGACTGTGAACATCCAGGTATTGTAGCCATCGCCCAAGAAATCGGACGCAGATTCGCAGTTGAAGTTACTATCTGTCCTTTGATAGCAACGTTAAATGACGGTGATCCAGTGGCAGTTATTGCCCAACACTTACGCTCAAATACCCGCTTGCTAGTTTTAAGTCATATCCTCTGGAATACTGGTCAAGTTTTACCTCTTGACAAAATTTCTAAAATATGCACAGCTAATCAAACTAGACTTTTAGTAGACGCTGCCCAGTCTGTTGGTTCATTGCCATTGAATTTAACTGAATTAGAGGTAGATTTTTATGCTTTTACTGGTCACAAGTGGTTGTGCGGGCCTGGCGGTGTAGGCGGTTTATACGTACGACCCCAAGTGAGAGACAGTTTAAAACCCACATTTATCGGTTGGCGTAGCATTATTACAGACAGTCAAGGTAAGCCTGTAGATTGGCATCCAGACGGAAAACGTTATGAAGTTGCTACTTCTAACTATCCGCTTTACGCAGGCTTAAGGCAAGCGATCGCCATTCATCAGCAATGGGGAACAGCACAAGAACGCTATCAGCAAATTTGTCATCACAGCGAATACCTGTGGCGACGTTTAGCAGCGCTACCTAATGTGATTCCCTTGCGGACATCGCCTCCTGAGAGTGGTTTAGTCTCGTTTCAACTTACCCAAAAGACTCCCCAAGCTCATCGACAACTAGTAGAGTTTTTACAATCAAAAAAAATATTCACTCGCACAATTGCTGATCCAAGTTGTATACGTGCTTGTGTCCACTACTTTACACTTGAGTTGGAAATTGACCAACTAATTGAAGGAATTCAGGAATGGTTATTAGTTAGTAGTTAG
- a CDS encoding Ycf51 family protein, with translation MFSQADFIQYAQWSGIITLVFAVLAVLGFIFKWGLRFRLVGTTGFMLVLTVGLFSLSLAPLTRTVIPGAVRYNLVYDNGSTQTVIAISPQISPTQLEATLRQAASDLYSYGRLGRPGDNQLTIRARTIIHPEPGVSVPLYLGQVKRSLASREDPQMTIDIYQDKFAQLPKSNSSS, from the coding sequence ATGTTCTCACAAGCTGATTTTATCCAATACGCCCAATGGTCAGGTATTATCACCTTAGTATTTGCTGTTCTAGCAGTCTTGGGTTTTATTTTTAAATGGGGTCTGCGCTTTCGGCTAGTGGGTACAACAGGCTTTATGCTAGTGCTGACAGTTGGTTTATTTTCCCTCTCCTTAGCACCTTTGACACGCACAGTCATTCCGGGAGCAGTACGGTACAATTTGGTCTACGATAATGGTTCAACACAAACTGTAATTGCTATCTCTCCTCAAATCAGTCCTACCCAATTAGAAGCAACTTTACGCCAAGCAGCCAGTGATTTATATTCTTACGGTCGCTTAGGTAGACCTGGTGACAACCAGTTGACTATTCGCGCTCGTACAATCATACATCCGGAGCCAGGAGTGTCAGTACCACTCTATTTAGGTCAAGTCAAGCGATCGCTTGCTAGTCGTGAAGATCCACAAATGACAATTGACATTTACCAAGATAAATTTGCCCAACTGCCAAAATCTAATTCCTCATCTTAG
- a CDS encoding peptidoglycan-binding protein, which yields MQLTSDSGNSIPEIAQPKQNKPELQLGSNGEAVEELQQLLTNLSIYAGKIDGVFEEITQESVRQFQRQVFLPEDGIVDDNTWQALYKGGPVNLPKLQKGSQGELVMKVQRILKSTQDYVGYVDGEFGSITESAVQSWQVRNNLPDTGIIDEVTWCTLSQIPQ from the coding sequence ATGCAATTAACAAGTGATAGCGGCAACAGCATACCAGAAATAGCACAGCCTAAGCAAAACAAACCAGAGTTGCAATTAGGTTCCAATGGTGAAGCGGTGGAGGAGCTACAACAACTTTTAACTAATTTAAGTATTTATGCTGGTAAAATTGATGGCGTTTTTGAAGAAATTACACAAGAAAGCGTCAGACAATTTCAGCGTCAAGTTTTTTTGCCAGAAGATGGCATTGTTGACGATAATACTTGGCAAGCATTGTACAAAGGAGGGCCAGTAAATTTACCGAAATTGCAAAAAGGCAGTCAGGGAGAATTGGTAATGAAGGTACAACGTATTCTGAAATCTACTCAAGATTATGTAGGCTACGTTGACGGTGAGTTTGGATCAATTACAGAGTCAGCCGTGCAAAGCTGGCAAGTACGTAATAATCTCCCTGACACCGGCATTATTGATGAAGTTACTTGGTGTACTTTAAGCCAAATTCCACAATAG
- a CDS encoding iron-containing alcohol dehydrogenase family protein — protein MPIHFSEKLSTQTPPLLIPLTVAPAKVIRGSQILTQVSEEITRLGHRPLIVTGNHTQKAIQPHLQPLLEQQQLQFAFSEYTPDCSEASLKALRAAVKEHKADVIIGIGGGKALDTAKLLAHQLHLPVVTIPTSAATCAAWTALSNVYSAQGAFLYDVVLDRCPDLLILDYDLILTAPPRTLVAGIGDAIAKWYEASVSSGHSEQTLTIAAVQQARVLRDILFQKSALALQQPGSEVWQQVVDATVLLAGVIGGVGGAQCRTVAAHAVHNGLTHICKSGSIHGEKVAYGILVQLRLEEMIQGNQLAAAARQQLLKFYAEIGLPQTFSDLGLNCVTLGELQKAAEIALTPNSDIHRLPFKVTLEQLMAAMVSTTAPVDNKDSIHRVSTREIHEQVEH, from the coding sequence ATGCCTATTCATTTTTCAGAAAAGTTGTCTACTCAAACTCCTCCTTTGTTAATACCGCTAACGGTAGCGCCAGCAAAAGTAATCCGTGGTTCTCAAATCTTGACACAGGTATCTGAGGAAATTACCCGCTTGGGTCATCGTCCATTGATTGTAACTGGCAATCATACCCAAAAAGCCATCCAACCCCATCTGCAACCACTGTTGGAACAGCAGCAGTTACAATTTGCCTTTAGTGAGTATACTCCAGATTGTAGCGAAGCGAGTCTAAAAGCTTTAAGGGCTGCGGTTAAGGAACATAAAGCTGATGTAATTATCGGCATAGGTGGCGGAAAAGCGCTGGATACAGCAAAATTGCTTGCACATCAGTTGCACTTACCAGTGGTAACAATTCCGACTTCAGCAGCTACCTGTGCTGCTTGGACTGCACTCTCGAATGTGTACTCTGCTCAGGGGGCTTTTTTATATGATGTGGTATTGGATCGCTGTCCTGATTTATTGATTCTTGATTATGATTTAATTCTCACTGCACCACCACGCACTCTAGTAGCGGGTATAGGAGATGCGATCGCGAAGTGGTATGAAGCTTCAGTTAGTAGTGGACACTCGGAACAAACTTTAACTATTGCTGCTGTGCAACAAGCACGGGTATTGCGAGATATCCTCTTCCAAAAATCTGCTCTTGCCCTTCAACAACCCGGAAGCGAAGTGTGGCAGCAAGTTGTAGACGCCACTGTTTTATTAGCTGGGGTGATTGGTGGTGTTGGTGGCGCTCAGTGTCGCACTGTTGCCGCTCACGCCGTACATAATGGTTTAACGCACATTTGTAAAAGTGGCAGTATTCACGGTGAAAAGGTTGCCTATGGTATTTTAGTGCAACTGCGTTTAGAAGAGATGATCCAAGGCAATCAACTAGCAGCAGCAGCACGGCAACAATTATTGAAATTTTATGCCGAAATTGGACTGCCGCAGACATTTAGTGATTTAGGGTTGAACTGTGTCACTTTGGGCGAGTTGCAAAAAGCGGCAGAAATAGCCCTTACTCCTAATTCTGACATTCATAGGCTACCGTTTAAAGTCACATTAGAACAATTAATGGCGGCAATGGTTTCTACTACTGCACCAGTAGATAATAAAGATTCTATTCATCGTGTCTCAACGAGAGAAATTCATGAACAAGTTGAACACTAA
- a CDS encoding aspartate aminotransferase: MNLHWIAPAGRIQKLPAYPFARLDELKNKAREQGLDLIDLGMGNPDGATPQPVIEAAVTALQNPSNHGYPPFEGTASFRRAITSWYQRRYGVVLDSDSEALPLLGSKEGLAHLALAYINPGDVVLVPSPSYPVHFRGPVIAGGNVHSLVLKPENDWLIDLTAIPDTVAQQAKILYFNYPSNPTAATAPREFFEEIVAFARKYEILLVHDLCYAELAFDGYQPTSLLEIPGAKDIGVEFHTMSKTYNMAGWRVGFVVGNRHVIQGLRTLKTNLDYGIFAALQAAAETALQLPDSYLQEVQTRYRTRRDFLIQGLTELGWDIPKTKATMYLWVPCSEGMSSTDFALWVLQQTGVVVTPGNAFGSGGEGYVRISLIADCDCLGEVLHRFQQANIRYQTEAVVSSSK, from the coding sequence ATGAACTTGCATTGGATCGCCCCAGCCGGACGCATACAAAAATTACCAGCCTATCCATTTGCCCGTTTGGATGAACTCAAAAATAAAGCACGGGAACAAGGGCTGGATTTAATTGATTTGGGCATGGGCAACCCAGATGGTGCTACACCGCAGCCAGTTATAGAAGCTGCTGTTACTGCTTTGCAAAATCCCAGTAATCACGGCTATCCTCCCTTTGAGGGAACTGCAAGTTTCCGCCGTGCGATCACTAGTTGGTATCAGCGTCGTTATGGAGTTGTTTTAGATTCAGATAGCGAAGCTTTACCACTACTGGGTTCTAAGGAAGGATTAGCACATTTGGCATTGGCATACATCAATCCTGGTGATGTGGTATTAGTACCATCACCTTCCTACCCGGTTCATTTTCGTGGCCCGGTAATTGCTGGGGGAAATGTCCACAGTTTGGTTCTCAAACCAGAAAATGACTGGTTAATTGATTTGACAGCAATTCCTGACACTGTTGCTCAACAGGCAAAAATACTTTATTTTAATTACCCCAGCAATCCCACTGCCGCAACTGCACCCCGCGAATTTTTTGAAGAAATCGTTGCCTTTGCCAGAAAATACGAAATTCTTTTGGTGCATGATTTGTGTTATGCCGAGTTAGCTTTTGATGGCTATCAACCAACCAGCTTGTTAGAAATTCCCGGTGCGAAAGATATTGGTGTGGAGTTCCACACTATGTCCAAGACCTATAATATGGCGGGTTGGCGTGTGGGGTTTGTGGTGGGCAATCGTCATGTCATTCAAGGTTTGCGGACGCTCAAAACTAACCTGGATTACGGTATTTTCGCAGCCTTACAAGCAGCTGCCGAAACTGCTTTACAACTACCAGATTCTTATTTACAAGAAGTCCAAACTCGCTACCGTACGCGTCGTGATTTTCTCATTCAAGGCTTGACAGAATTAGGTTGGGATATTCCCAAAACCAAAGCAACAATGTATTTATGGGTTCCTTGTTCTGAGGGAATGAGTTCCACAGACTTTGCCTTGTGGGTGTTGCAACAAACTGGCGTAGTTGTCACTCCTGGTAATGCCTTTGGCAGTGGCGGTGAAGGGTACGTGCGAATTAGTTTAATTGCTGATTGCGATTGCTTGGGTGAAGTCTTACACAGATTCCAACAAGCTAATATCCGTTATCAAACCGAGGCTGTCGTTTCTAGTTCAAAATAG
- a CDS encoding metalloregulator ArsR/SmtB family transcription factor — protein MQTPSVIPYTIISGFHALSEPLRLKVLELLRERELCVCDLCDALGVSQSKLSFHLKTLKEADLVLSRQEGRWIYYSLNLPQFAVLGEYLEDYSRLQQILPARCCQDQ, from the coding sequence ATGCAAACCCCCTCTGTTATTCCCTATACGATTATTTCTGGCTTTCATGCTTTGTCCGAACCATTACGGTTAAAGGTGTTGGAATTACTACGAGAACGCGAATTGTGTGTATGTGATTTGTGTGATGCTTTGGGGGTAAGTCAATCCAAGCTATCCTTTCACCTCAAGACTCTTAAGGAAGCAGATTTAGTCCTCTCCCGTCAGGAAGGACGTTGGATTTATTACAGTCTTAATTTGCCTCAATTTGCTGTTTTAGGGGAGTATTTAGAAGATTACAGTCGTTTGCAGCAGATATTGCCAGCACGTTGTTGCCAAGACCAATAA